A section of the Devosia rhizoryzae genome encodes:
- a CDS encoding enoyl-ACP reductase FabI — translation MATGLMQGKRGLIMGLANNRSIAWGIAKQLREQGAELAFSYQGEALKRRVEPLAAEVGSDFLVECDVSDEAAMDETFRQIKDKWGSLDFVVHAIGFSNKDELEGRYLDTSRDNFALTMDISVYSFTAVAKRAEPLMNEGGALLTLTYYGAVKYVPNYNVMGVAKAALEASVRYLAVDLGKKGIRVNAISAGAIKTLAASGISGLRDMLHWQEANSAMRKNVDIDDVGGAATYLLSPLAGGVTGEIHYVDAGFNVVGMKLLDNTGDASE, via the coding sequence ATGGCCACTGGATTGATGCAAGGCAAGCGCGGGCTGATCATGGGCCTCGCCAACAATCGTTCGATCGCCTGGGGCATTGCCAAGCAATTGCGCGAGCAGGGCGCCGAGCTGGCCTTCTCCTATCAGGGCGAAGCGCTGAAGCGCCGCGTCGAACCGCTGGCGGCCGAAGTCGGCTCCGACTTCCTGGTCGAATGCGACGTGTCCGACGAAGCGGCGATGGATGAAACCTTCCGCCAGATCAAGGACAAGTGGGGCTCGCTCGATTTCGTAGTCCACGCCATCGGCTTCTCCAACAAGGACGAGCTCGAAGGCCGCTACCTCGACACCAGCCGCGACAACTTCGCGCTGACCATGGATATCTCCGTTTATTCCTTCACCGCCGTCGCCAAGCGCGCCGAGCCGCTGATGAACGAAGGCGGGGCGCTCCTGACGCTGACCTATTATGGCGCCGTCAAATACGTGCCGAACTACAATGTCATGGGCGTCGCCAAGGCCGCGCTCGAAGCGTCGGTGCGCTATCTCGCCGTCGACCTCGGCAAGAAGGGCATCCGCGTCAACGCCATCTCCGCCGGCGCCATCAAGACGCTGGCCGCGTCGGGCATTTCCGGCCTGCGTGACATGCTCCATTGGCAGGAAGCCAATTCGGCCATGCGCAAGAATGTCGATATCGACGATGTCGGCGGCGCCGCCACTTACCTGCTCTCGCCCTTAGCGGGCGGGGTGACCGGCGAAATCCACTATGTCGACGCCGGCTTCAACGTCGTCGGCATGAAGCTGCTCGACAACACCGGCGACGCCTCCGAATAA
- a CDS encoding FAD-binding oxidoreductase: MTLSAAEIVTQLSSLVGANAVIGEPSRMTTYLSEPRKRFTTGAAAIVTPGSVAEVQAVLRWANTNDVGIIPQGGNTGLVGGQVPRRGDEVILSLARLDKIRGIDTASGTMTVESGVILSKAHDAAEAEGVILPLWLASQGSARIGGVLSTNAGGVNVLAYGNARDLTMGIEAVLADGRLYQGLNSLKKDNTGYDLKNLLVGAEGTLGIITAATLKVFPKPEDYETAIVSLRDLDCALAFFDLLRSRARRRLSAYEIVPQLGLDLQLKHGMLDRDPTPGPSPWYALVEVSRLSKGASDTLIRAVEAAFGEGLLDNAVFAESLADRTRMWAFREQMSEVQSREGASIKHDVSVPIHAVPQLITEGIAAAERVAPGIRAVPFGHLGDGNIHFNFSQPVGADPKSFMADYEDKVHEAIYEVVLRLGGSVSAEHGIGQLKVDLLRQVKDPIALEMMRAIKTALDPKGILNPGKMLG, from the coding sequence ATGACCCTTTCCGCCGCCGAGATCGTCACCCAGCTTTCGAGCCTCGTCGGCGCCAATGCCGTCATCGGCGAGCCAAGCCGCATGACCACCTATCTCAGCGAACCACGCAAGCGCTTCACCACGGGCGCCGCCGCCATCGTCACCCCCGGCTCGGTAGCCGAGGTGCAGGCCGTGCTGCGCTGGGCCAATACCAACGATGTCGGGATCATTCCGCAGGGCGGCAATACCGGTCTCGTCGGCGGCCAGGTGCCCCGCCGTGGCGACGAGGTCATCCTCAGCCTCGCCCGCCTCGATAAGATCCGCGGCATTGACACCGCATCGGGCACTATGACCGTCGAGTCGGGCGTCATCCTCTCCAAGGCCCATGATGCGGCCGAAGCCGAGGGCGTGATCCTGCCGCTCTGGCTCGCCTCGCAGGGCTCGGCCCGCATCGGCGGCGTTCTTTCCACCAATGCCGGCGGCGTCAACGTCCTCGCCTATGGCAATGCCCGCGACCTCACCATGGGCATCGAGGCGGTGCTCGCCGACGGGCGGCTGTACCAGGGCCTCAATTCACTTAAGAAAGACAATACCGGCTACGACCTTAAAAACCTGCTGGTCGGCGCCGAAGGCACGCTCGGGATCATCACCGCGGCAACGCTCAAGGTCTTCCCCAAGCCCGAGGACTACGAAACCGCCATCGTCAGCCTCCGCGATCTCGATTGCGCCCTCGCCTTTTTCGATCTGCTGCGCTCCCGCGCCCGCCGCCGCCTCAGCGCCTATGAAATCGTGCCCCAGCTTGGCCTAGACCTCCAGCTCAAGCACGGCATGCTCGATCGCGACCCCACGCCCGGCCCCTCCCCCTGGTATGCGCTGGTCGAGGTCTCGCGCCTCTCCAAAGGCGCCTCAGACACGCTTATCCGCGCCGTCGAAGCGGCCTTCGGCGAAGGCCTCCTCGACAATGCCGTCTTTGCCGAGTCCCTCGCCGACCGCACCCGCATGTGGGCCTTCCGCGAACAGATGAGCGAAGTGCAGTCGCGCGAAGGCGCCTCGATCAAGCACGACGTTTCCGTGCCGATCCACGCCGTGCCGCAACTCATCACCGAAGGCATTGCCGCGGCCGAACGCGTCGCCCCCGGTATCCGCGCTGTGCCCTTCGGCCATCTCGGCGACGGCAACATTCACTTCAACTTCAGCCAGCCCGTCGGCGCCGATCCCAAGAGCTTCATGGCCGATTACGAAGACAAGGTGCACGAAGCGATCTACGAGGTCGTCCTGCGCCTTGGGGGCTCCGTTTCCGCCGAACACGGCATCGGCCAGCTCAAGGTCGACCTCCTGCGCCAGGTCAAGGACCCGATCGCGCTTGAAATGATGCGCGCCATCAAAACCGCCCTCGATCCCAAGGGCATCCTCAACCCGGGCAAGATGCTGGGCTGA
- a CDS encoding hemerythrin domain-containing protein, with product MLLKDIQFFDDATRPPIPALPGITERQKLPGQHLKMIHDHLRDNMVTLGRLIERAAEGKASAEEVKAETADLVMVTNYRRFGTLCGQYCQFVHGHHSIEDQALFPSIRAQSPAFKAIADRLEAEHVVVHQLLERLIDTLIALADAPSRPKFDDAVEVYRALERVLLSHLGYEEEAIGDALGYFDIGV from the coding sequence ATGCTGCTCAAAGACATTCAGTTCTTCGACGACGCCACGCGTCCGCCGATCCCCGCCCTGCCCGGTATCACCGAAAGGCAGAAGCTGCCTGGTCAGCACCTCAAGATGATCCACGATCATCTGCGCGACAACATGGTGACGCTTGGCCGCCTGATCGAACGGGCCGCCGAGGGCAAGGCCAGTGCGGAAGAGGTCAAGGCCGAGACCGCCGACCTCGTCATGGTCACCAATTACCGCCGCTTCGGCACGCTCTGCGGGCAATATTGCCAGTTTGTCCACGGCCATCATTCGATCGAAGACCAGGCGCTGTTTCCCTCCATTCGCGCGCAAAGCCCGGCCTTCAAGGCCATTGCCGACCGGCTTGAGGCCGAACACGTGGTCGTGCATCAGCTGCTCGAACGGCTGATCGACACGCTGATCGCGCTTGCCGACGCGCCCTCGCGCCCAAAGTTCGACGATGCGGTGGAAGTCTATCGCGCCCTCGAGCGCGTGCTTCTCAGTCACCTCGGCTATGAAGAAGAAGCCATCGGCGACGCGCTCGGATACTTTGACATTGGAGTCTAG
- a CDS encoding SOS response-associated peptidase, whose product MCGRYASTLPPEMMVELFKLLKSIDVVPRFNIAPTQPVVGIWESEGRREPHFARWGLVPGWVKDPREFPLLVNARAEGMESKPAFRDALKHGRCIVPASGYYEWHTGPDKRKQPYYITRADEKPMALAGLYATWSGPNGEEVDSLATITVAANPQLSVIHDRMPAILMDEEAQDNWLNVREVRAKEAAQMALPLEDGVLKFHPVSMRVNSARDDDEGLIEPVALEPSEPVPVKMKKAAGGGGQLDLF is encoded by the coding sequence ATGTGCGGCCGCTACGCCTCGACATTGCCGCCCGAAATGATGGTTGAGCTCTTCAAGCTCTTGAAGAGCATCGACGTCGTGCCGCGCTTCAACATTGCGCCAACGCAGCCGGTGGTCGGCATATGGGAATCCGAGGGCAGGCGCGAACCGCATTTTGCGCGCTGGGGCCTGGTGCCCGGCTGGGTCAAGGATCCGCGCGAGTTCCCGCTTCTGGTCAATGCGCGCGCCGAGGGCATGGAAAGCAAACCGGCTTTTCGCGACGCTCTCAAGCACGGGCGCTGCATCGTTCCGGCAAGTGGCTATTACGAATGGCACACCGGACCGGACAAGCGGAAGCAGCCCTATTATATTACCCGCGCCGACGAAAAGCCGATGGCGCTGGCGGGGCTTTATGCCACCTGGTCGGGGCCGAACGGGGAAGAAGTCGATAGCCTTGCCACCATTACCGTGGCGGCCAATCCGCAGCTATCGGTGATCCATGACCGCATGCCGGCGATCCTGATGGATGAAGAGGCGCAGGACAATTGGCTGAATGTGCGCGAGGTTCGGGCAAAGGAAGCGGCGCAGATGGCGCTGCCGCTCGAGGATGGCGTGCTGAAATTTCACCCCGTCTCGATGCGGGTCAATTCGGCGCGAGACGATGACGAGGGGCTGATCGAGCCGGTGGCGCTGGAGCCGTCCGAGCCAGTGCCGGTCAAAATGAAAAAGGCCGCTGGCGGCGGCGGACAACTGGACTTGTTTTGA
- a CDS encoding NUDIX domain-containing protein — translation MTDLPNAASVGLVREGKILLIKRAFAPYQNLWTFPGGRLEPGETIEQCATRELQEELAITIRNPKLVMQQALGRDGEYRLAVFVSTDFSGVMRPSEEISAHMWADPGMVHALRTTSRLDDVIRECFKVLGQSW, via the coding sequence ATGACCGACCTCCCCAATGCTGCCAGCGTCGGCCTCGTCCGCGAGGGCAAGATCCTGCTGATCAAGCGGGCCTTTGCGCCCTACCAGAACCTCTGGACATTTCCGGGCGGGCGGCTGGAGCCGGGCGAAACCATCGAGCAATGCGCCACGCGCGAACTCCAGGAAGAGCTCGCGATCACGATCCGCAATCCAAAGCTCGTCATGCAGCAGGCGCTCGGCCGAGACGGCGAATACCGCCTCGCCGTCTTCGTCAGCACCGATTTTTCCGGCGTCATGCGTCCATCCGAGGAGATCTCCGCCCATATGTGGGCCGATCCGGGCATGGTCCACGCCCTGCGCACCACCTCCCGCCTCGACGACGTGATCAGAGAATGCTTCAAGGTTCTGGGCCAAAGCTGGTAG
- a CDS encoding TIGR02301 family protein: MKFPRPLLPKDLILGSCASLPLEGRDRGWGSLGDTPDYPPPQPSPSRGEGAKRAHGWKQSFTALAVALSLTAPTLAIDPPYQRQMERLAEIMGSLYYLQPLCEAGDEDWREQMSELIALDEPDDDRRQRLAGAFNGGYTAFARFHKQCTPASREALTRLLGEAQKLARDIHTRFAE; encoded by the coding sequence ATGAAATTTCCTCGACCCCTCTTGCCCAAAGACTTGATTCTCGGCTCCTGCGCCTCCCTCCCCCTTGAGGGGAGGGACCGAGGGTGGGGGTCCCTCGGCGATACACCGGACTACCCCCCACCCCAACCCTCCCCCTCAAGGGGGGAGGGAGCAAAAAGAGCGCACGGCTGGAAACAGTCCTTCACCGCTCTTGCCGTAGCGCTCTCCCTCACAGCCCCCACCCTTGCCATCGACCCGCCCTACCAGCGGCAGATGGAGCGGCTCGCCGAGATTATGGGCAGCCTTTATTACCTGCAGCCGCTTTGCGAAGCGGGCGACGAGGACTGGCGCGAACAGATGAGCGAACTCATTGCCCTCGACGAGCCCGACGACGATCGCCGTCAACGCCTGGCCGGAGCTTTCAACGGCGGCTATACGGCCTTTGCCCGCTTTCACAAGCAGTGCACCCCAGCTTCGCGCGAAGCGCTAACCCGTCTTTTGGGCGAAGCACAAAAGTTGGCGCGGGACATCCACACCCGTTTCGCAGAATAG
- a CDS encoding dihydroorotase — protein MAQYDTIFKNATVVNQDGEGLADIAVRGGKIAALGTIEGSAAEVVDCKGLHILPGVIDTQVHFREPGLTHKEDLESGSLGAVMGGVTGVFEMPNTNPLTTTRETFEAKIAAGTNRMHCDFAFYIGGTHENVGELATLEKLPGCAGVKVFMGSSTGSLLVQDDEGVEAILRAISRRAAFHSEDEYMLEERKGLRVPGDPSSHPVWRSPEVAMSCTTRLVNLARKTGKRIHVLHISTKEEMVYLADHKDVASVEVTPHHLTLDETAYTRLGTYAQMNPPVRDKAHREGIWKGVANGVADILGSDHAPHTREEKDHPYPQSHSGMTGVQTLVPTMLDHVNAGRLSLQRFVDMTSAGPNRLFGIAGKGRIAVGYDADLTVVDLKRRETITTEWIKSRAGWTPYDGVTVTGWPVGTVVRGKTVMWQGELVTAGQGQPMRFLEALA, from the coding sequence TACGACACCATTTTCAAGAACGCCACCGTGGTCAACCAGGACGGCGAGGGGCTGGCGGACATCGCCGTACGTGGCGGCAAGATTGCGGCGCTGGGCACGATCGAGGGTTCGGCCGCCGAGGTGGTGGACTGCAAGGGGCTGCATATCCTGCCTGGCGTCATCGACACGCAGGTGCATTTTCGCGAACCGGGGCTGACGCACAAGGAAGACCTCGAGTCTGGTTCACTCGGCGCGGTGATGGGCGGGGTGACCGGTGTCTTCGAGATGCCCAACACCAATCCTCTGACCACGACGCGCGAGACGTTCGAGGCCAAGATCGCGGCAGGCACCAACCGCATGCATTGCGACTTCGCCTTCTATATCGGCGGCACGCATGAAAATGTCGGCGAACTGGCGACGCTTGAAAAGCTACCGGGCTGTGCCGGGGTTAAGGTGTTCATGGGCTCGTCCACCGGGTCGCTCCTGGTGCAGGACGATGAAGGGGTGGAAGCCATCCTGCGCGCGATCTCCCGCCGCGCCGCCTTCCACTCGGAAGACGAGTATATGCTGGAGGAACGTAAAGGACTGCGCGTGCCGGGCGATCCGTCCAGCCATCCGGTCTGGCGCTCGCCGGAAGTGGCGATGAGTTGCACGACTCGGCTCGTCAACCTTGCCCGCAAGACCGGCAAGCGCATCCATGTGCTCCATATCTCGACCAAGGAAGAGATGGTCTACCTCGCCGACCACAAGGATGTGGCGAGCGTCGAGGTGACGCCGCACCATCTGACGCTCGACGAAACGGCATATACGCGGCTCGGCACCTATGCGCAGATGAACCCGCCGGTGCGCGACAAGGCGCATCGCGAAGGCATCTGGAAGGGCGTCGCCAATGGCGTTGCCGACATTCTGGGGTCCGACCACGCGCCGCATACGCGCGAGGAAAAGGACCATCCCTATCCGCAGAGCCATTCGGGCATGACGGGCGTGCAGACGCTGGTGCCGACCATGCTGGACCACGTCAACGCCGGGCGGCTGTCGCTGCAGCGGTTCGTGGATATGACCAGTGCGGGGCCCAACCGGCTGTTCGGCATTGCCGGCAAGGGGCGGATCGCAGTGGGCTATGATGCTGATTTGACGGTGGTGGATCTAAAACGCCGGGAGACGATCACCACTGAGTGGATCAAGAGCCGGGCAGGGTGGACGCCCTATGATGGGGTGACGGTTACCGGCTGGCCGGTGGGCACGGTGGTGCGTGGCAAGACGGTGATGTGGCAGGGGGAGTTGGTGACGGCGGGGCAGGGGCAGCCGATGCGGTTTTTGGAGGCATTGGCTTAG